A region from the Deltaproteobacteria bacterium genome encodes:
- a CDS encoding lysine--tRNA ligase, protein MSANEQSPKGESTLRRIVDERRAKAAELRAAGRDPYGNRFRPTATCAEVRARYADTRPAEPPAGKGIVPVDGHVFRLAGRVIAKRGFGKTVFAPIRDGSGDLQLFLNVEHIPADQFEQVVKRIDVGDIVGAEGAVFWTKRGEMSLLVTSVEIVTKALRPPPEKWHGLQDVELRYRQRYLDLAVNPDVREVFRKRSRIVKSVRDFLTERGFLEVETPMMHPIIGGAAARPFVTHHNALDMTLYLRIAPELYLKRLLVGGFERVFEINRNFRNEGIDRQHNPEFTMLEFYQAYATYEDLMGFTEDLITTVAREVNGGLRTRWWDHDIDLSPPWPRLSVRDAVVDRAGRPAAVFDDPVVAAIAAAAAGVPVADIYRVLLESVDPADAPAIPAGATTLDESLVRAIADRYADPLDRRVRAGHLAYKIFEQTVEDTLIQPTFVTDFPLAVSPLARKKDADPAFVDRFELMIGGAEIANAFSELNDPDDQRARFIAQLRARAHGAEETMDCDEDYCRALEVGMPPAAGEGIGIDRLVMLLTGQPSIRDVLLFPLMRPE, encoded by the coding sequence CGCCAACGAGCAGAGCCCGAAGGGCGAGTCGACGCTGCGCCGCATCGTCGACGAGCGCCGCGCCAAGGCCGCGGAGCTGCGCGCCGCCGGCCGCGATCCGTACGGCAACCGGTTCCGGCCGACGGCGACCTGCGCCGAGGTGCGAGCGCGCTACGCCGACACGCGCCCGGCCGAGCCTCCCGCCGGCAAGGGCATCGTTCCGGTCGACGGCCACGTCTTCCGCCTCGCCGGCCGCGTGATCGCCAAGCGGGGATTCGGCAAGACCGTGTTCGCGCCGATCCGCGACGGCTCGGGCGACCTACAGCTGTTTCTGAACGTCGAGCACATCCCGGCCGACCAGTTCGAGCAGGTCGTCAAGCGCATCGACGTCGGCGACATCGTCGGCGCCGAAGGGGCGGTGTTCTGGACCAAGCGCGGCGAGATGTCGCTGTTGGTGACGTCGGTCGAGATCGTCACCAAGGCGCTGCGGCCGCCGCCCGAAAAGTGGCACGGCCTACAGGACGTCGAACTGCGCTACCGCCAGCGCTACCTCGACCTGGCCGTCAACCCGGACGTGCGCGAGGTGTTTCGCAAACGGTCGCGGATCGTCAAGTCGGTGCGCGATTTCCTGACCGAACGCGGCTTTCTCGAAGTCGAGACGCCGATGATGCACCCGATCATCGGCGGTGCCGCCGCGCGGCCGTTCGTGACGCATCACAACGCGCTCGACATGACCTTGTACCTGCGCATCGCGCCGGAGCTGTACCTCAAGCGTCTGCTCGTGGGCGGGTTCGAGCGCGTGTTCGAGATCAACCGCAATTTTCGCAACGAGGGGATCGACCGCCAGCACAATCCCGAGTTCACGATGCTCGAGTTCTATCAGGCCTACGCCACCTACGAGGACCTGATGGGCTTCACCGAGGATCTGATCACGACGGTGGCGCGCGAAGTCAACGGCGGGCTGCGCACGCGCTGGTGGGATCACGACATCGACCTGTCGCCGCCGTGGCCGCGGCTCAGTGTGCGGGATGCGGTCGTCGACCGCGCGGGGCGGCCGGCCGCGGTGTTCGACGACCCGGTGGTCGCGGCGATCGCGGCGGCGGCGGCGGGCGTGCCGGTCGCCGACATCTACCGCGTGCTGCTCGAGTCCGTCGATCCCGCCGACGCCCCGGCGATCCCCGCCGGAGCGACGACACTGGACGAGTCGCTCGTGCGCGCGATCGCCGATCGCTACGCCGACCCGCTCGACCGGCGCGTGCGCGCGGGCCACCTGGCGTACAAGATCTTCGAGCAGACCGTGGAAGACACGCTCATTCAGCCGACGTTCGTCACCGATTTTCCGTTGGCGGTGTCGCCGCTCGCGCGCAAGAAGGACGCCGACCCGGCGTTCGTCGATCGCTTCGAGCTGATGATCGGCGGCGCCGAAATCGCCAACGCATTCAGCGAACTCAATGATCCCGACGACCAGCGCGCGCGGTTCATCGCGCAATTGCGCGCCCGCGCACACGGCGCCGAGGAGACGATGGACTGCGACGAGGACTACTGCCGCGCGCTCGAGGTCGGGATGCCGCCGGCAGCGGGCGAGGGCATCGGGATCGATCGCCTCGTCATGCTGCTCACCGGCCAGCCGTCGATCCGCGACGTGTTGCTGTTCCCGCTGATGCGGCCGGAGTGA
- a CDS encoding ABC transporter ATP-binding protein: MTDPSPYRSGPERSARGGARIEVTDLHKSFEHGGRQLQILRGITFSLEPGDMAAIVGASGVGKSTLLHVLGTLDRPTSGSLRFNGEELTRMSPARLADFRNREIGFVFQFHHLLPEFTALENVMMPALIGRAPRAQARARALEMLERVGLAHRTTHKPGELSGGEQQRVALARALVGGPSLLLADEPTGNLDSHTGREIHDLFVELNRELGMTMLIVTHNPELAASMPRVLRMHDGGLEADAGDGA, translated from the coding sequence ATGACCGACCCCTCGCCGTACCGGAGCGGCCCGGAGCGCAGCGCGCGCGGTGGCGCCCGCATCGAGGTGACGGACTTGCACAAGTCGTTCGAGCACGGCGGCCGCCAGCTGCAGATCCTGCGCGGGATCACGTTCTCGCTCGAGCCCGGGGACATGGCGGCGATCGTCGGCGCGTCTGGAGTCGGCAAGTCGACGTTGCTGCACGTGCTCGGGACCCTCGATCGACCGACGTCGGGCTCGCTGCGGTTCAACGGCGAGGAGCTCACGCGCATGTCGCCGGCGCGGCTCGCCGACTTCCGCAACCGCGAGATCGGCTTCGTCTTCCAGTTCCACCACCTGCTGCCCGAGTTCACGGCGCTCGAGAACGTGATGATGCCGGCGCTCATCGGGCGCGCGCCGCGGGCGCAGGCGCGCGCGCGGGCGCTCGAGATGCTCGAGCGGGTCGGCCTGGCGCATCGGACGACCCACAAGCCGGGCGAGCTGTCCGGCGGCGAACAGCAGCGCGTGGCGCTGGCGCGGGCGCTGGTCGGCGGGCCGTCGCTGCTGCTGGCCGACGAGCCGACCGGCAACCTGGACTCCCACACGGGACGAGAGATCCACGACCTGTTTGTCGAACTCAACCGGGAACTCGGGATGACGATGCTGATCGTGACCCACAACCCGGAACTCGCGGCGAGCATGCCGCGGGTGCTGCGGATGCACGACGGAGGGCTCGAGGCGGATGCGGGCGACGGTGCGTAG
- a CDS encoding FtsX-like permease family protein translates to MARPRKVSRMIAVIAVVLAVACAAAALAGWLAFDDVEVIRGVELEHPMRRPMFLTAVACGALLELVVLLGAIRYVFTFFTSVSIGGVTIGTMALVIVLSVMSGFESDLREKILGSNAHLRVTKPGGEFTDYRDVLARVRGLPEVVGATPYVVSEVVIGASTTYQNVVIKGIDPTTVGDVTDLPDNIEDDDDALLRLYPLAEDGTVVGPPAGAPAAGDRPAGPGSPPAPGRVDPAPPDLDLPDDEPVDLSGGDEPPDAGAPPRGDDVVDPAPPDLDLPDDQPLDLSGGASDARAPVAPAAPPAGPGSDDVEPIDAFGFAPDARRLVDSFGDEESYEPLIDGWPREFTGRGYAGARRNASASPRINALDGVLVGRELVKLLHMYVGQEVVLVSPLGQMTPAGPAPRSKPYRVAGVFYTGMYEYDTKFIYVELGSLQRFLSMGDEVNGIEIRVVDRDRTDGVKRAIAAALGPAYHVEDWKEINRNLFSALELEKVAMFLVLAIIILVASFSIIGNLIMVVVEKAREIALLKTLGSTDQGIMKIFVVQGFFIGAVGTAIGVTNGLLACWAGKVWGLPLNPDVYYIDRLPIAVEWPAVVAVAAAGVLISVLATIYPAYLAARVQPVDGLRYE, encoded by the coding sequence ATGGCGCGCCCGCGCAAGGTGAGCCGCATGATCGCCGTGATCGCGGTCGTGCTGGCCGTCGCGTGTGCGGCGGCTGCGCTCGCCGGCTGGCTCGCGTTCGACGACGTCGAAGTGATCCGCGGCGTGGAGCTGGAGCATCCGATGCGCCGCCCGATGTTCCTCACGGCGGTTGCGTGCGGTGCGCTGCTCGAACTCGTGGTGTTGCTCGGCGCGATCCGCTACGTGTTTACGTTTTTCACCTCCGTGTCGATCGGCGGCGTCACGATCGGCACGATGGCGCTGGTGATCGTGCTGAGTGTCATGAGCGGATTCGAGAGCGACTTGCGCGAAAAGATCCTCGGATCGAATGCGCATTTGCGCGTCACGAAGCCCGGCGGCGAGTTCACCGACTATCGCGACGTCCTGGCGCGGGTGCGCGGGTTGCCGGAGGTGGTCGGCGCGACGCCCTACGTCGTGAGCGAGGTGGTCATCGGCGCGTCGACCACCTACCAGAACGTCGTCATCAAGGGCATCGACCCGACCACGGTCGGCGACGTGACCGACTTGCCGGACAACATCGAAGACGACGACGACGCGCTGCTGCGTCTGTACCCGCTGGCCGAGGACGGTACGGTCGTGGGTCCGCCCGCTGGTGCGCCGGCGGCGGGCGACCGGCCGGCGGGCCCCGGTTCGCCGCCGGCGCCGGGGCGCGTCGATCCGGCGCCGCCGGACCTCGATTTGCCCGACGACGAACCGGTCGACCTCAGTGGCGGCGACGAGCCGCCGGATGCCGGCGCGCCGCCGCGCGGCGACGACGTCGTCGATCCGGCGCCGCCGGACCTGGATCTGCCGGACGACCAGCCGTTGGATCTCAGCGGCGGCGCGAGCGACGCGCGCGCCCCGGTCGCGCCGGCGGCACCGCCCGCCGGGCCGGGGAGCGACGACGTCGAGCCGATCGACGCGTTCGGGTTTGCGCCGGACGCGCGGCGGCTGGTCGACTCGTTCGGCGACGAGGAGTCGTACGAGCCGTTGATCGACGGTTGGCCGCGCGAGTTCACCGGCCGCGGGTACGCCGGCGCGCGGCGCAATGCGTCGGCGTCGCCCCGCATCAACGCGCTCGACGGCGTACTCGTCGGCCGCGAGTTGGTCAAGCTGCTGCACATGTACGTCGGCCAGGAGGTCGTGCTCGTGTCGCCGCTCGGCCAGATGACGCCGGCCGGCCCGGCTCCTCGGTCGAAGCCGTACCGTGTCGCCGGCGTGTTCTACACGGGCATGTACGAGTACGACACCAAGTTCATCTACGTCGAACTCGGCTCCCTGCAGCGGTTCTTGTCGATGGGCGACGAGGTCAACGGCATCGAGATCCGCGTCGTCGACCGCGATCGCACCGACGGCGTGAAGCGCGCGATCGCGGCCGCGCTCGGCCCGGCGTATCACGTCGAGGACTGGAAGGAGATCAACCGCAACCTGTTCTCGGCGCTCGAGCTCGAGAAGGTGGCGATGTTCCTGGTGCTCGCGATCATCATCCTGGTCGCGTCGTTTTCGATCATCGGCAACCTGATCATGGTGGTCGTCGAGAAGGCGCGCGAGATCGCGCTGCTCAAGACGCTCGGATCGACCGACCAGGGCATCATGAAGATCTTCGTCGTCCAGGGGTTTTTCATCGGCGCGGTCGGCACGGCGATCGGCGTGACCAACGGCCTGCTGGCGTGCTGGGCCGGCAAGGTGTGGGGGCTCCCGCTCAACCCGGACGTCTACTACATCGATCGGCTGCCGATCGCGGTCGAGTGGCCGGCGGTCGTGGCGGTCGCCGCGGCGGGCGTCCTCATCAGCGTGCTGGCGACGATCTACCCGGCGTATCTGGCCGCGCGCGTACAGCCGGTCGACGGACTGCGCTACGAATGA